The following coding sequences lie in one Herpetosiphonaceae bacterium genomic window:
- the sucC gene encoding ADP-forming succinate--CoA ligase subunit beta produces the protein MKLHEYQARDMLQQFGLPVTGGGVASTPAEARRMAEQVGGPVVIKAQVQVGGRGKAGGVKLADTPEQAEQVAGQILGMDIKGLTVEKVLVAEAIQYQKEIYLSAILDRGTKRIVMIASAEGGVEIEEVAKTNPGAIKKLAADPMLGLQEFQARQLAFDIGLTDARQARQFASIALGIYRIFIETDASLVEINPLVIKNDGTLQALDSKILLDDSALFRHKDYETLRETAGEPEAELKAREADLTFIKLDGNIGCMVNGAGLAMATMDVVKMYGGEPANFLDIGGGASAQKVAAALNIILSDVNVKAVLINIFGGITRGDEVAKGIVAALDQVSRRVPMVVRLVGTNAEEGARILADASLIPASSLGDAAQKVVEVARGE, from the coding sequence ATGAAGTTACATGAATATCAGGCCCGCGACATGTTGCAGCAGTTCGGCCTGCCCGTCACCGGCGGCGGCGTGGCGAGCACGCCCGCAGAGGCACGCCGTATGGCGGAGCAGGTTGGCGGGCCGGTGGTGATCAAGGCGCAGGTGCAGGTCGGCGGTCGCGGCAAGGCTGGCGGCGTAAAGCTGGCCGATACGCCGGAGCAGGCCGAGCAGGTCGCGGGGCAGATCCTGGGCATGGACATCAAGGGCCTGACCGTCGAGAAGGTGCTCGTCGCCGAGGCGATCCAGTACCAGAAGGAGATCTATCTCTCGGCGATCCTCGATCGCGGCACCAAGCGCATCGTGATGATCGCGTCGGCGGAGGGCGGCGTCGAGATCGAGGAGGTCGCCAAGACCAATCCGGGCGCGATCAAGAAGCTGGCAGCCGATCCGATGCTGGGCCTGCAAGAGTTCCAGGCGCGGCAGCTCGCCTTCGACATCGGCCTGACCGATGCCAGGCAGGCGCGGCAGTTCGCGAGTATCGCGCTGGGCATCTACCGCATCTTTATCGAAACCGACGCCTCGCTGGTCGAGATCAATCCGCTGGTGATCAAAAACGACGGCACGCTGCAAGCGCTGGACTCGAAGATCCTGCTCGACGACTCGGCGCTCTTCCGGCACAAGGACTACGAGACGCTGCGCGAAACGGCGGGCGAGCCGGAGGCCGAGCTGAAAGCGCGCGAGGCCGATCTGACCTTTATCAAGCTGGACGGCAACATCGGCTGTATGGTCAACGGGGCTGGCCTGGCGATGGCGACGATGGACGTGGTCAAGATGTACGGCGGCGAGCCCGCTAACTTCCTCGACATCGGCGGCGGCGCGAGCGCGCAGAAAGTGGCGGCGGCACTCAACATCATCCTCTCCGATGTCAACGTCAAGGCCGTGCTGATCAATATCTTCGGGGGCATCACACGCGGCGACGAGGTGGCGAAGGGCATCGTCGCGGCGCTCGATCAGGTGTCGCGGCGCGTGCCGATGGTCGTGCGGCTCGTAGGCACGAACGCGGAAGAGGGCGCGCGCATTCTGGCCGACGCCAGCCTGATCCCGGCGTCGTCGCTCGGCGATGCAGCGCAGAAGGTGGTCGAGGTCGCGCGGGGGGAATAA
- a CDS encoding ATP-binding protein — translation MRFLLDQRSYDDLVARTDHTPDCYVRPGEYLHHMYVDGVKYIVARALYDCVKDARAKNDLDALRHLNMHKQDLDALVAQSQQNGTLNGTRVLGSAVPEDDGHAKVDNSYFPKLPKTIEETGLSRSFVQEMIMRVIYNRSSASGMEIASELGLYYTVIEPLLQDLRQREFVDIIGQRGYGETNYEYMLTPRGTQAATDAMLKTQYSGAAPVPFESYLASVNAQTIKHMVVTRRSIRRAFSDLIITDAVLNSIGPAVNAASSIFLFGYPGNGKTSIAERITRLMGDHIFIPYAVEAGGQIIKLFDSIVHEKVDDGIIDPEKQYDQRWAKIKRPVVIVGGELTLPMLDLIYNETARFYEAPFQMKANGGIFLIDDFGRQQCRPMDLLNRWIVPLEKRYDYLTTITGKKIEIPFDQLLIFSTNLDPNQLADEAFLRRIKFKIEVRDPDETQWRQIWGLVCNGRKVTLDPRGLDYLLEKWYKPFDRPLRMCHPRDILDQMINIAKYNMDPPTFSPDLLDAACESYFVSKEAKNFGAKVRLD, via the coding sequence ATGCGGTTTCTCCTCGATCAGCGCTCCTACGACGATCTCGTGGCGCGTACGGACCATACCCCTGATTGCTACGTCCGGCCAGGCGAGTACCTGCACCACATGTACGTCGACGGCGTCAAGTACATCGTCGCGCGCGCGCTCTACGATTGCGTCAAAGATGCCCGCGCCAAAAACGATCTCGACGCGCTGCGCCATCTCAACATGCACAAGCAAGATCTCGACGCGCTGGTAGCTCAGTCGCAGCAGAACGGTACACTCAACGGCACGCGCGTGCTCGGCAGCGCGGTGCCCGAAGACGATGGTCACGCGAAGGTCGACAACTCCTATTTTCCGAAGCTGCCCAAGACCATCGAAGAAACCGGCCTGAGCCGCTCCTTCGTCCAAGAGATGATCATGCGCGTGATCTACAACCGCAGCAGCGCCAGCGGCATGGAGATCGCCAGCGAGCTTGGCCTGTACTACACCGTGATCGAGCCGCTGCTCCAAGACCTGCGTCAGCGCGAGTTCGTCGATATTATCGGGCAGCGCGGCTATGGCGAGACGAACTACGAGTATATGCTGACGCCGCGCGGCACGCAGGCCGCCACCGACGCGATGCTCAAAACCCAGTACAGCGGCGCTGCGCCCGTGCCCTTCGAGAGCTACCTGGCCTCGGTCAACGCGCAGACGATCAAGCATATGGTCGTGACGCGCCGCAGCATTCGCCGCGCCTTCTCCGATCTGATCATCACCGACGCCGTGCTCAACTCGATCGGCCCGGCGGTCAACGCGGCCTCCTCGATCTTTCTCTTCGGCTATCCCGGCAACGGCAAGACCAGCATCGCCGAGCGCATCACGCGGCTGATGGGCGATCACATCTTCATCCCGTACGCCGTCGAGGCCGGCGGCCAGATCATTAAGCTCTTCGACAGCATCGTTCACGAGAAAGTCGACGACGGCATTATCGATCCCGAAAAGCAGTACGATCAGCGCTGGGCCAAGATCAAACGGCCCGTGGTGATCGTCGGCGGCGAGCTGACGCTGCCGATGCTCGATCTGATCTACAACGAGACGGCCAGGTTCTACGAAGCGCCCTTCCAGATGAAGGCCAACGGCGGCATCTTCCTGATCGACGACTTTGGCCGCCAGCAGTGCCGCCCGATGGACCTGCTCAACCGCTGGATCGTGCCCCTGGAGAAGCGCTACGACTACCTGACGACGATCACCGGCAAGAAGATCGAGATCCCCTTCGATCAACTGCTGATCTTCTCGACCAACCTCGATCCGAACCAGCTCGCGGACGAGGCGTTCCTGCGCCGCATCAAGTTCAAGATCGAGGTGCGCGACCCCGACGAGACGCAGTGGCGGCAGATCTGGGGGCTGGTCTGCAACGGGCGCAAAGTCACGCTCGATCCGCGCGGCCTCGATTACCTGCTTGAGAAGTGGTACAAGCCGTTCGATCGACCCCTGCGCATGTGCCACCCCCGCGACATCCTCGATCAGATGATCAACATCGCGAAGTACAACATGGATCCGCCCACATTCAGCCCCGATCTCCTCGACGCTGCCTGCGAGTCGTATTTCGTGAGCAAAGAGGCGAAGAACTTCGGGGCAAAGGTGCGACTGGATTGA